One Methylomarinovum tepidoasis DNA window includes the following coding sequences:
- the rpmJ gene encoding 50S ribosomal protein L36 — MKVQASVKRICRNCKVIRRKGVVRIICKEPRHKQRQG, encoded by the coding sequence GTGAAAGTACAGGCATCGGTTAAGCGGATTTGCCGCAACTGTAAAGTGATTCGCCGCAAAGGCGTTGTTCGGATCATTTGCAAAGAGCCCCGGCACAAGCAGCGCCAGGGCTGA
- the rpsM gene encoding 30S ribosomal protein S13: protein MARIAGVNIPVHKHVVIALTAIYGIGRSRAKEICEATQIDPTTKVRDLTDEQVDKIRNEVGKYTVEGDLRREVSMNIKRLMDLGCYRGLRHRRGLPVRGQRTRTNARTRKGPRRPIRK from the coding sequence ATGGCGCGTATCGCGGGAGTTAACATTCCGGTCCACAAGCATGTCGTGATCGCATTGACGGCGATCTACGGCATCGGCCGGTCACGGGCTAAAGAGATTTGCGAGGCGACCCAAATCGATCCGACCACCAAGGTCAGGGATCTGACCGACGAGCAGGTCGACAAGATTCGCAACGAGGTGGGGAAATACACGGTCGAGGGCGATCTTCGCCGTGAAGTCTCCATGAACATCAAGCGTTTGATGGATCTTGGTTGCTATCGTGGCCTGCGGCATCGCCGCGGCCTGCCTGTGCGCGGCCAGCGCACCCGTACCAACGCCAGAACCCGCAAGGGTCCACGGCGTCCAATTCGCAAGTAA
- the rpsK gene encoding 30S ribosomal protein S11 translates to MATPSRSRKRIKREISDGIAHIHASFNNTIITITDRKGNTLAWASAGGSGFRGSRKSTPFAAQVAAEKAGNVVKEYGMRNLDVQVKGPGPGRESAVRALHNLGFRIVQIADVTPIPHNGCRPPKKRRV, encoded by the coding sequence ATGGCGACCCCGAGTCGTAGTCGCAAGCGCATCAAGAGAGAAATCTCCGACGGGATTGCGCATATTCACGCATCCTTCAACAATACGATCATCACCATCACCGATCGCAAGGGAAACACCCTGGCCTGGGCCTCCGCCGGTGGCAGCGGTTTCCGCGGTTCCCGCAAGAGTACCCCGTTCGCAGCCCAGGTGGCGGCGGAGAAGGCTGGTAACGTGGTCAAGGAATACGGAATGCGCAATCTTGACGTTCAGGTCAAGGGCCCCGGTCCAGGCCGCGAATCGGCCGTGCGCGCCCTGCACAATCTGGGTTTTCGCATCGTGCAGATCGCCGATGTGACCCCTATTCCTCACAACGGCTGTCGTCCGCCGAAGAAACGCCGCGTCTAA
- the rpsD gene encoding 30S ribosomal protein S4, with translation MARYLGPRCKLMRREGTDLFLKARGTSLDKKCKLDQPPGQHGQRRRARLSNYAMQLREKQKIKRIYQVLERQFRNYYKKAARQKGSTGENLLFLLESRLDNVVYRMGFASTRIEARQLVGHKAITVNGKVVNIPSYQVRPGDVIAVREKAKNQQRIQDALTVAEQYGFPTWVEMDVKNLSGVFKSLPDRADLGSDIQEQLVVELYSK, from the coding sequence ATGGCAAGATATCTGGGACCGCGCTGCAAACTGATGCGCCGGGAAGGGACCGACTTGTTTCTGAAGGCCCGTGGAACTTCGCTGGACAAGAAGTGCAAGCTCGACCAGCCCCCGGGCCAGCATGGCCAGCGGCGGCGGGCGCGTCTGTCCAACTATGCGATGCAGCTGCGTGAGAAGCAGAAAATCAAACGCATCTATCAAGTGCTGGAGCGTCAGTTCCGCAACTATTACAAGAAAGCGGCACGCCAGAAAGGCTCCACCGGCGAGAACCTGCTGTTCCTGTTGGAAAGCCGCCTGGACAACGTGGTCTACCGGATGGGCTTCGCCTCCACCCGGATCGAGGCGCGTCAGCTGGTCGGCCACAAGGCCATCACCGTTAACGGCAAGGTGGTCAACATTCCTTCTTATCAGGTCAGGCCCGGCGATGTGATCGCAGTGCGGGAGAAGGCCAAGAACCAGCAGCGGATCCAGGACGCCCTGACGGTGGCGGAACAGTATGGTTTTCCCACCTGGGTGGAGATGGACGTGAAGAACCTGTCCGGTGTCTTCAAATCGCTGCCTGACCGCGCTGACCTGGGTTCCGACATCCAGGAACAGCTGGTGGTCGAGCTGTACTCCAAATAA
- a CDS encoding DNA-directed RNA polymerase subunit alpha, with product MVDFLLDTHKPRIVSIDTDTEQHRSRIAIEPLERGYGHTLGNALRRVLLSSIPGSAVTEVRIEGVLHEYMPIEGVQEDVIDILLNLKQLAVILHQGESAELTLSKKGPGPVTAGDIQITHDVEIINPEMVIAHLTDVGELNMTLRVEKGRGYQPASRDQSAEEERPIGTLRLDASFSPIRKVAYRVESTRVDQRTDLDRLILELETNGTVDPESCVKLAARILNEHLAVLVDLKEEAREEPQEKQPKFAPILLRPVDDLELTVRSANCLKAENIFYIGDLVQRTEVELLKTPNLGKKSLTEIKDVLASKGLSLGMKLEGWPPEDLKRPEEAKKGEKAKAS from the coding sequence ATGGTCGATTTTTTGTTGGATACCCACAAGCCCCGCATCGTCAGTATCGACACCGACACCGAGCAGCATCGTTCGCGTATCGCGATCGAACCGCTGGAGCGGGGTTACGGTCATACCCTGGGTAATGCGTTGCGCCGGGTGTTGTTGTCCTCCATTCCCGGCAGTGCGGTGACCGAGGTCAGGATCGAGGGCGTGTTGCACGAATACATGCCGATCGAAGGGGTGCAGGAGGATGTCATCGACATTCTGCTGAACCTCAAGCAGCTGGCGGTCATTCTGCATCAGGGGGAATCGGCCGAGCTGACCCTGAGCAAGAAAGGCCCGGGGCCGGTGACTGCGGGTGACATTCAAATCACGCATGACGTGGAGATCATCAATCCGGAGATGGTGATCGCCCATCTGACCGACGTGGGTGAACTGAACATGACCCTGCGGGTGGAAAAGGGACGTGGTTATCAGCCGGCCTCGAGGGATCAGTCGGCGGAAGAGGAACGGCCTATCGGTACCCTGCGCCTGGATGCTTCTTTCAGCCCCATCCGCAAGGTGGCCTACCGGGTCGAGAGCACCCGCGTGGATCAGCGCACCGACCTGGACCGTCTCATCCTCGAACTGGAAACCAATGGGACGGTGGATCCGGAAAGCTGCGTCAAGCTGGCGGCCAGGATCCTCAATGAGCATTTGGCGGTGCTGGTGGATCTCAAGGAGGAAGCCCGCGAGGAACCCCAGGAAAAGCAGCCGAAGTTCGCCCCGATCCTGTTGCGCCCGGTGGACGACCTGGAACTGACGGTCCGTTCGGCCAACTGCCTTAAAGCAGAAAACATCTTTTACATCGGTGACTTGGTGCAGCGCACCGAGGTAGAACTGCTCAAGACGCCCAACTTGGGTAAAAAATCCCTGACTGAAATCAAGGATGTACTGGCATCCAAAGGCCTGTCCCTGGGAATGAAACTGGAAGGTTGGCCGCCGGAGGATCTCAAGCGCCCTGAAGAGGCGAAGAAGGGCGAGAAGGCCAAAGCCTCTTAA
- the rplQ gene encoding 50S ribosomal protein L17, with translation MRHHKAGKHLNRTSSHRQLMFRNMAASLFRHELIKTTLPKAKELRRIAEPLITLAKEDNTARRRLAFARLRDKEMVTKLFEELGPRYRERPGGYVRILKCGYRAGDAAPMAYVELVDRPQAEEVAE, from the coding sequence GTGCGTCATCACAAAGCCGGAAAACATCTCAACCGAACCAGCAGCCACCGGCAGCTGATGTTCCGCAACATGGCGGCGTCGCTGTTCCGGCACGAGCTGATCAAGACGACCCTGCCCAAGGCCAAGGAGCTGCGGCGCATCGCCGAGCCCCTGATCACCCTGGCCAAGGAAGACAATACGGCCCGCCGGCGTTTGGCGTTCGCCCGTCTCCGCGACAAGGAAATGGTGACCAAGTTGTTTGAGGAACTGGGTCCCCGCTACCGGGAGCGTCCGGGCGGGTATGTCCGGATTCTGAAATGCGGTTACCGGGCCGGTGACGCTGCGCCGATGGCCTATGTGGAGCTGGTCGACCGCCCCCAAGCGGAGGAAGTGGCCGAATAA
- the fdxA gene encoding ferredoxin FdxA translates to MAFVITENCINCKYTDCVDVCPVDCFHEGPNMLVIDPDECIDCTLCEPECPANAIFSEDEVPEDQRVFIELNAELAKKWPVITEVKEPPPDADEWNGKPGKLQLLKKDW, encoded by the coding sequence ATGGCGTTTGTCATCACAGAAAACTGCATCAACTGCAAATACACCGATTGTGTGGACGTGTGCCCGGTCGACTGTTTCCACGAAGGGCCCAACATGCTGGTCATCGATCCGGACGAGTGCATCGACTGCACCCTGTGCGAGCCGGAATGTCCTGCCAACGCCATCTTCTCGGAAGACGAGGTCCCTGAGGACCAGCGGGTCTTCATCGAACTGAACGCCGAGCTTGCCAAGAAGTGGCCGGTCATCACCGAGGTCAAAGAGCCCCCGCCCGATGCCGACGAGTGGAATGGCAAACCGGGGAAGCTGCAGCTCCTCAAGAAGGATTGGTAA
- a CDS encoding sulfite exporter TauE/SafE family protein: MEIGFIIAGAVVGFVIGLTGVGGGSLMTPILILGFHINPATAVGTDLLYAALTKANGVYFHHRQGSIEWGIAARMALGSLPGVAVTILAIRWLQRQGFDYEPLMTVTLGVMLILTSLVVFARRQILAFLYRNLERQNSFIGRLKRHRGGITTLMGFLLGILVTLSSVGAGAIGTALLFLLYPNRRTVTIVGTDLAHAVPLTAVAGLGHWQLGSVDGSLLLGLLGGGLPAIYLGSLVGKFLPDRWLRPLVALILLVLGVRFSLQGALV, from the coding sequence ATGGAAATCGGCTTCATCATCGCTGGTGCGGTCGTCGGCTTCGTCATCGGCCTGACCGGGGTCGGCGGCGGTTCTTTGATGACCCCCATCCTGATCCTTGGCTTTCACATCAACCCGGCCACAGCGGTCGGGACCGATCTGCTCTATGCGGCTCTCACCAAGGCCAACGGGGTCTATTTCCACCATCGCCAGGGCTCCATCGAATGGGGTATCGCCGCGCGCATGGCCCTGGGCAGCCTGCCCGGCGTCGCCGTGACCATCCTCGCCATTCGCTGGCTGCAGCGCCAGGGCTTCGACTACGAGCCCCTCATGACTGTGACCCTGGGCGTCATGCTGATCCTGACCTCCCTGGTGGTCTTCGCCCGGCGCCAAATCCTCGCCTTCCTGTATCGGAACCTGGAGAGACAGAATTCTTTCATCGGCCGCCTGAAACGCCATCGGGGCGGCATCACCACCCTCATGGGTTTCCTGCTCGGCATCCTGGTGACCCTGTCTTCGGTGGGAGCAGGCGCCATCGGCACCGCACTGCTGTTCCTGCTTTATCCCAATCGCCGCACGGTGACCATCGTCGGCACCGACCTCGCCCATGCGGTTCCGCTCACCGCCGTCGCCGGTCTTGGCCACTGGCAGCTGGGCAGCGTCGACGGGTCCCTGCTGCTGGGACTGCTCGGCGGCGGCCTGCCCGCTATCTATCTCGGCAGTCTGGTGGGCAAGTTCCTGCCGGACCGCTGGCTACGTCCCCTGGTGGCGTTGATTCTGCTGGTGCTGGGAGTCCGCTTCAGTTTGCAGGGGGCTCTGGTATAA
- the cysB gene encoding HTH-type transcriptional regulator CysB has protein sequence MKLQQLRYIWEVAHHDLNVSATAESLYTSQPGISKQIRLLEDELGVQIFARNGKQFTEITPAGKLIIQLAGEILSKVDDIRHVADEFRDERSGTLAIATTHTQARYALPGVVRAFMRRYPQVSLTMHQGTPMQIADMVSKGEADLAIATEAMELFDNLVMLPCYRWNRCILVPRGHPLAEKEALSLQDIAQYPLITYVFGFTGRSKLDEAFSRENLQPKVALTAVDADVIKTYVRLGLGVGIVAHMAYDPKADADLVALDASHLFRDSVTRIGLRRDSFVRGYIFDFIHEFAPHLSREVVERTLKLRDKQEIDALFAGVSLPRY, from the coding sequence ATGAAGTTACAGCAGTTGCGTTATATCTGGGAAGTCGCCCATCACGACCTCAACGTTTCGGCCACGGCGGAGAGCCTGTATACCTCCCAGCCGGGAATCAGCAAGCAGATTCGCCTGCTGGAAGACGAGCTGGGGGTGCAGATATTCGCCCGCAACGGCAAGCAGTTCACCGAAATCACCCCGGCCGGCAAACTGATCATCCAGCTTGCGGGGGAGATCCTTTCCAAGGTGGACGACATTCGTCACGTCGCCGACGAGTTCCGGGACGAGCGCAGCGGAACGCTGGCCATCGCCACCACTCATACCCAGGCCCGTTACGCGCTTCCTGGAGTGGTGCGGGCGTTCATGCGGCGTTATCCCCAGGTCAGCCTGACCATGCATCAGGGAACGCCGATGCAGATCGCCGACATGGTCTCCAAAGGGGAGGCGGATCTGGCGATCGCGACGGAAGCGATGGAGCTGTTCGACAACCTGGTGATGCTGCCCTGTTACCGCTGGAACCGCTGTATTCTGGTGCCGCGGGGGCATCCGCTGGCCGAGAAGGAGGCACTGTCACTCCAGGACATCGCCCAGTACCCCCTCATCACCTACGTGTTCGGTTTTACCGGCCGCTCCAAACTCGACGAGGCCTTTTCTCGGGAGAACCTGCAGCCCAAGGTGGCTTTGACCGCGGTCGATGCCGATGTCATCAAGACCTATGTCCGTCTCGGTCTGGGGGTGGGAATCGTGGCCCATATGGCCTACGATCCGAAAGCCGATGCGGATCTGGTCGCCCTGGACGCCAGCCATCTGTTCCGCGACAGCGTCACTCGTATCGGGCTGCGGCGCGACAGCTTCGTGCGGGGATACATCTTCGACTTCATCCACGAGTTCGCCCCCCACCTGAGCCGGGAGGTGGTGGAACGGACGCTGAAACTGCGCGACAAACAGGAGATCGACGCCCTGTTCGCCGGGGTGTCCCTGCCGCGTTACTGA
- a CDS encoding phosphoadenylyl-sulfate reductase — MTQVEFDLEHWQTVLAGKKPNAILRTAFEHFENIAIAFSGAEDVVLIDLACRLHDRVKVFTLDTGRLHPETYRFIEQVRERYPIELDVLYPDAEAIRELVSHKGLFSFYRDGHQECCAIRKVGPLKRKLATLDAWITGQRRDQNPDTRATLVEVEADTAFAGRHGRLIKFNPLCNWTSQQVWDHIEAFEVPYNALHRHGFRSIGCEPCTRPTLPHQPEREGRWWWEDSAKKECGLHRKPQ; from the coding sequence ATGACCCAGGTGGAATTCGATCTGGAACACTGGCAGACGGTGCTGGCGGGCAAAAAACCCAACGCCATCTTGAGGACCGCTTTCGAACACTTCGAAAACATCGCCATCGCCTTCAGCGGTGCCGAGGATGTGGTACTCATCGATCTGGCCTGCCGCCTCCATGACCGGGTCAAGGTTTTCACCCTGGATACCGGCCGTCTGCATCCGGAAACCTACCGTTTCATCGAACAGGTGCGCGAGCGTTACCCGATAGAGCTGGATGTCCTCTATCCCGATGCCGAGGCCATTCGTGAGCTGGTGAGCCACAAGGGCCTGTTCAGCTTCTACCGCGACGGCCATCAAGAATGCTGCGCCATCCGCAAAGTGGGCCCCCTGAAACGCAAGCTGGCGACGCTGGACGCCTGGATCACCGGCCAGCGCCGCGACCAGAATCCCGACACCCGCGCCACCCTGGTGGAGGTGGAGGCGGATACCGCCTTCGCAGGGCGTCACGGCCGCCTGATCAAATTCAATCCCCTGTGCAACTGGACTTCACAGCAGGTCTGGGATCATATCGAAGCCTTCGAGGTCCCCTACAACGCGCTGCACCGCCACGGCTTCCGCAGCATCGGCTGCGAACCCTGCACCCGCCCCACCCTGCCGCACCAGCCGGAACGGGAAGGACGCTGGTGGTGGGAAGACAGCGCCAAGAAGGAATGCGGCCTCCACCGCAAACCTCAGTAA
- the gshA gene encoding glutamate--cysteine ligase, which yields MNIHRFQQRLSSLAALPLSPVLGLKGLEKESLRITCDGRIARTPHPQALGSALTHPHITTDYSEALLEFITPPAELPETGLGFLDEIHRFVYAVLPQDELLLCTSMPIGFDRDEDIPIARYGNSNIGRMKHIYRVGLAHRYGRAMQAIAGIHFNYSLPTALWPELSPLLELGPASQASQAAAYFALIRNVQRYGWLLLYLFGASPAVDRHFLTCRGGIPQGFEELTPDTFAPPFATSLRMSDIGYKNKTQAALFISTNTLDEYVRSLCHAIETPHPPYQAIGVKAGDHYRQLNANILQIENEYYSPIRPKQVARPYEKPTLALKRRGVRYVELRALDLDPFEPLGIGAGQMRFLELFLWFCLLQDSPPLEREEYQRCQQNLLLTAQRGRDPQLRLQDDGQEIPLRHWAERILACLEPLSRLFDEQGGDGAYGQALADQQCKVADAAHTPSARMIAEMTSRHEPFTAFALRLSQAHADHFRQRPLPEERYRWFEQQARRSWADQHRLEQEDRLSFEEFLRRYFSETCQAA from the coding sequence TTGAACATCCACCGCTTCCAGCAGCGTCTGTCAAGCTTGGCCGCGTTGCCGCTGTCTCCTGTCCTGGGCCTGAAGGGGCTGGAAAAGGAAAGCCTGCGCATCACCTGCGACGGCCGCATCGCCCGGACGCCGCATCCGCAGGCCCTGGGATCGGCTCTGACGCACCCGCATATCACCACCGATTATTCGGAAGCGCTGTTGGAGTTCATCACCCCCCCGGCCGAACTTCCCGAGACCGGCCTGGGCTTTCTCGACGAGATTCACCGCTTCGTCTACGCCGTCCTGCCGCAGGACGAACTGCTGCTGTGCACCAGCATGCCCATCGGCTTCGACCGGGACGAGGACATTCCCATCGCCCGTTACGGGAACTCCAACATCGGCCGAATGAAACACATCTACCGGGTCGGGCTGGCCCACCGCTACGGCCGGGCGATGCAGGCCATCGCCGGTATCCATTTCAACTACTCGCTGCCGACCGCGCTGTGGCCGGAACTCAGCCCGCTGCTGGAATTGGGACCGGCCTCCCAGGCCAGTCAGGCGGCGGCCTATTTCGCCCTCATCCGCAACGTGCAGCGCTACGGCTGGCTGTTACTCTATCTGTTCGGCGCCTCCCCAGCGGTGGACCGTCACTTTCTCACCTGCCGCGGCGGCATTCCCCAAGGCTTCGAGGAATTGACGCCCGACACGTTCGCGCCACCCTTCGCCACATCCCTGAGGATGAGCGACATCGGCTACAAGAACAAGACCCAGGCGGCCCTCTTCATCTCCACCAACACCCTGGACGAATACGTCCGCAGCCTGTGCCACGCCATTGAGACCCCCCACCCGCCTTATCAGGCGATCGGGGTCAAGGCCGGCGATCATTACCGGCAGCTCAACGCCAACATCCTCCAGATCGAAAACGAATACTACAGCCCCATCCGTCCCAAACAGGTCGCCCGACCGTACGAAAAACCCACCCTGGCGCTCAAACGCCGCGGGGTCCGCTACGTGGAGCTGCGCGCGCTGGATCTCGACCCGTTCGAGCCGTTGGGGATCGGAGCCGGGCAGATGCGTTTCCTCGAGTTGTTCCTGTGGTTCTGCCTGCTCCAGGACAGCCCACCGCTGGAGCGCGAGGAATATCAACGCTGCCAGCAAAATCTGCTGCTGACCGCCCAGCGCGGGCGGGATCCGCAGTTGCGCCTCCAGGACGACGGCCAGGAGATCCCGCTGCGGCACTGGGCCGAACGCATCCTGGCCTGCCTGGAACCCTTGAGCCGCCTGTTCGACGAACAGGGCGGCGATGGTGCCTACGGGCAAGCGCTGGCTGACCAGCAATGCAAGGTGGCCGACGCCGCACACACCCCCTCGGCGCGCATGATCGCTGAAATGACTTCCCGGCACGAACCATTCACCGCCTTCGCCCTGCGCCTGTCCCAGGCCCATGCCGACCATTTCCGCCAGCGTCCACTGCCGGAGGAGCGATACCGCTGGTTCGAGCAACAGGCGCGGCGCTCGTGGGCCGACCAGCACCGCCTTGAACAGGAGGACCGGCTCAGCTTCGAGGAATTCCTGCGGCGTTATTTCAGCGAAACCTGCCAGGCAGCCTAG
- the epmB gene encoding EF-P beta-lysylation protein EpmB, whose product MVSIITQPSPLPAWRRELAQGFKDPEELLTFLGLPASGWDAAAQQDFPLRVPRAFARRMRRGDPEDPLLRQVLPLGAENAVAPGFVNDPVGDGRTRAAPGLLHKYHGRALLVTTGACAIHCRYCFRRHFPYSQAQLTPARLRPALDYLRRHEEISEIILSGGDPLMLTDARLSELIRALEDIPQLYRLRLHTRLPVVLPSRITETLTEQLAASRLQCVIVVHANHPNEIDADVATAVTRLRQAGVTVLNQGTLLAGVNDTLEALVALQEQCFAAGILPYYLHLLDRARGTAHFEVEELRARALYEALRRRLPGYLTPRLARESPGAPYKIWF is encoded by the coding sequence ATGGTCTCCATTATAACCCAGCCCTCCCCCTTGCCGGCGTGGCGCCGGGAACTGGCGCAGGGTTTCAAAGACCCGGAGGAATTGCTCACCTTCCTGGGACTTCCCGCCAGCGGCTGGGATGCGGCCGCCCAGCAGGATTTTCCCCTGCGCGTCCCCCGGGCCTTCGCCCGGCGGATGCGCCGCGGCGATCCTGAGGATCCGCTGCTGCGCCAGGTGCTGCCACTGGGGGCGGAGAACGCGGTCGCCCCGGGATTCGTCAACGACCCGGTGGGGGATGGCCGCACCCGGGCCGCCCCAGGACTGCTGCACAAATACCACGGCCGCGCCCTGTTGGTCACCACCGGGGCCTGCGCGATCCACTGCCGTTACTGCTTCCGGCGTCATTTTCCCTATTCCCAGGCGCAGCTGACCCCCGCGCGCCTGCGGCCAGCGCTCGACTACCTGCGACGCCATGAGGAGATCAGCGAGATCATCCTCAGCGGCGGCGACCCGCTGATGCTCACCGATGCCCGACTGAGCGAGCTGATCCGAGCCCTGGAGGACATTCCCCAGCTGTACCGCCTGCGCCTGCACACCCGCCTGCCGGTGGTGCTCCCCAGCCGGATCACCGAGACGCTGACCGAACAGCTGGCCGCGTCCCGCCTGCAATGCGTGATCGTGGTGCACGCCAATCACCCCAACGAGATCGACGCCGATGTCGCAACCGCGGTGACCCGGCTGCGCCAGGCGGGCGTCACCGTCCTCAACCAGGGCACCCTGCTGGCCGGCGTCAACGACACCCTGGAAGCGCTCGTCGCGCTGCAGGAGCAGTGCTTTGCCGCCGGTATCCTGCCCTATTACCTGCACCTGTTGGACCGGGCGCGGGGAACCGCCCATTTCGAGGTGGAGGAACTGCGGGCCAGGGCGCTCTACGAGGCACTCCGCCGCCGCCTTCCCGGCTATCTCACGCCCCGCCTGGCGCGCGAAAGCCCCGGCGCCCCCTACAAAATCTGGTTTTAG
- the efp gene encoding elongation factor P, protein MASYSTNEFKPGLKVLLDGDPCVILENEFVKPGKGQAFNRVKFRNLKTGRVLERTFKSGESIEAADVLEVEMQYLYSDGEFWYFMDPNTFEQVGADAKAVGDAAKWLKEQTTCIVTLWNGQPIAVTPPNFVELQVVETDPGVRGDTSSGGAKPAKLETGAVVRVPLFVQEGEVIKVDTRSGEYVSRVNK, encoded by the coding sequence ATGGCGAGCTATAGTACCAACGAATTCAAGCCGGGGCTGAAAGTGTTGCTGGATGGCGATCCCTGCGTCATTCTCGAGAACGAATTCGTCAAGCCCGGCAAGGGGCAGGCCTTCAACCGGGTCAAGTTCCGCAACCTCAAGACCGGTCGGGTGCTCGAACGCACCTTCAAGTCGGGGGAAAGCATCGAGGCCGCCGACGTCCTGGAGGTGGAGATGCAGTACCTCTACAGCGACGGCGAATTCTGGTATTTCATGGACCCCAACACTTTCGAGCAGGTGGGCGCAGACGCCAAGGCGGTCGGGGATGCGGCCAAGTGGCTCAAGGAGCAGACCACCTGCATCGTTACCCTGTGGAACGGCCAGCCCATCGCCGTGACCCCACCCAATTTCGTCGAACTGCAGGTGGTGGAAACCGACCCCGGCGTGCGCGGGGACACCTCCAGCGGCGGCGCCAAACCCGCCAAGCTGGAAACCGGCGCCGTGGTGCGGGTGCCGTTGTTCGTGCAGGAGGGTGAGGTCATCAAGGTGGACACCCGCAGCGGTGAATACGTCTCCCGCGTCAACAAATAG
- the epmA gene encoding EF-P lysine aminoacylase EpmA produces MNTSPASTNSWRPGCDLEALRARAGLLARVRRFFAERGVMEVETPLLAPTVSTDPQLDFFAVPDAGRPRYLQTSPELLMKRLLAAGTGPIYQICKAFRRGEAGRWHNPEFTLLEWYRPGFELTDLMDEVADLLRTLLPALQDSCRLSYTEVFERWVGVSWQAPLPELAECARRLGLPEAAALCGEDRSLWLDLLFSHRVQPNLPRRRPVFVCDYPAPLAALARLNEDGRTARRFEVFCDGVELGNGYDELTDPEEQRRRLEADRNARRWQGLPVPPEDEAFVAALRAGLPRCSGVAVGLDRLLMLQLQRSDIDTVVSFSWQRLH; encoded by the coding sequence GTGAATACGTCTCCCGCGTCAACAAATAGCTGGCGGCCCGGCTGCGATCTCGAAGCGCTGCGGGCCCGCGCCGGGCTTCTGGCCCGTGTCCGCCGCTTCTTTGCCGAACGGGGGGTGATGGAAGTGGAAACCCCGCTGCTGGCGCCGACGGTCAGCACCGACCCGCAGCTGGATTTCTTCGCCGTTCCCGATGCCGGCCGGCCCCGTTATCTGCAGACCTCGCCGGAGCTGCTGATGAAGCGCCTGTTGGCCGCCGGCACCGGCCCCATCTACCAGATCTGCAAGGCCTTCCGCCGCGGGGAGGCCGGGCGCTGGCACAATCCCGAATTCACCCTGCTGGAGTGGTATCGTCCGGGTTTCGAGCTTACGGACCTGATGGACGAGGTCGCCGACCTGTTGCGGACCTTGTTGCCCGCCCTGCAGGACAGCTGCCGGCTGTCCTATACGGAAGTGTTCGAACGCTGGGTCGGGGTTTCCTGGCAGGCGCCGCTGCCGGAGCTGGCAGAGTGCGCCCGGCGCCTGGGACTGCCGGAGGCCGCCGCCCTGTGCGGCGAGGACCGCAGCCTGTGGCTGGATCTGTTGTTCTCCCATCGGGTGCAGCCCAATCTCCCCCGCCGCCGCCCCGTCTTCGTCTGCGACTATCCCGCCCCGCTGGCGGCGTTGGCGCGCCTGAACGAGGACGGCCGGACCGCCCGGCGCTTCGAGGTTTTCTGTGACGGCGTCGAACTGGGCAACGGCTACGATGAATTGACCGATCCTGAGGAACAGCGCCGCCGTCTCGAGGCCGACCGGAACGCCAGACGCTGGCAGGGGCTGCCGGTGCCACCGGAGGACGAAGCTTTCGTCGCCGCCCTCCGTGCCGGTCTGCCCCGTTGCAGCGGCGTCGCCGTCGGTCTCGACCGCCTGCTCATGCTGCAGCTGCAGCGCAGCGACATCGACACGGTCGTCAGTTTTTCCTGGCAGCGACTCCATTGA